One genomic window of Pseudomonas chlororaphis subsp. piscium includes the following:
- the pdxH gene encoding pyridoxamine 5'-phosphate oxidase — MPLSLAQMRRNYCRDGLSDEAAPDDPLPLFQQWLQQARDTEQAPVEANSMCLATVDEQGQPHCRVLLLKGLSAEGFTFFGNYQSAKGLELAANPRAAMTFFWPALERQVRIEGQVSRLAPRLSDVYFDSRSLASRLGAWASPQSQPLANRLQLESLLATTTSRFDGQPLPRPEHWGGYCLRPQRMEFWQGRSDRLHDRLDYRLHEGIWRHGRLAP; from the coding sequence ATGCCCCTTTCCCTGGCCCAGATGCGCCGAAACTACTGCCGCGATGGCCTGTCCGACGAGGCCGCGCCGGACGATCCGCTGCCGCTGTTCCAGCAGTGGCTGCAACAGGCCCGCGACACCGAGCAGGCGCCGGTGGAGGCCAACAGCATGTGCCTGGCCACGGTCGACGAACAGGGCCAGCCCCATTGCCGGGTGCTGTTGCTCAAGGGCTTGAGCGCTGAGGGTTTTACCTTCTTCGGCAACTACCAGAGCGCCAAGGGCCTGGAGCTGGCGGCCAATCCCCGGGCCGCCATGACCTTCTTCTGGCCGGCCCTGGAGCGTCAGGTGCGGATCGAAGGGCAGGTCTCGCGGTTAGCGCCGCGGCTGTCGGATGTGTATTTCGATTCGCGCTCCCTGGCCAGTCGCCTTGGCGCCTGGGCGTCGCCGCAAAGCCAGCCCTTGGCCAACCGGCTGCAACTGGAATCCTTGCTGGCCACTACCACCAGCCGCTTCGACGGCCAGCCGCTGCCGCGCCCGGAACACTGGGGCGGCTACTGCCTGCGCCCGCAGCGCATGGAGTTCTGGCAGGGCCGTAGCGACCGCCTGCATGACCGCCTGGACTACCGCCTGCACGAAGGCATTTGGCGCCACGGCCGGCTGGCGCCCTGA
- the ytfE gene encoding iron-sulfur cluster repair protein YtfE — MNPTLLERPGLSQPDASKHNLLEQSLGQLACDIPGASRVFHEFNLDFCCGGQKTLRDAALGKGLDPVQIAEALHLLQDSAARQHDWRDEPSEQLIAHILTRYHARHREQLPELIRLACRVEQVHSARNTCPNGLADHLRDMQQELEGHMLKEEQVLFPMLQQGLGRRAAPPIHVLRLEHDQHGEALEKLLVLTDHITPPADACNTWRALYRGLSEFRDDLMQHIHLENNVLFVNALNA; from the coding sequence ATGAACCCGACACTGCTGGAACGACCCGGTCTTTCCCAACCAGACGCTTCGAAGCACAACCTCCTGGAGCAAAGCCTCGGCCAACTGGCCTGCGACATCCCCGGCGCCAGCCGGGTGTTTCATGAGTTCAACCTGGACTTCTGCTGCGGCGGACAGAAAACCCTGCGCGACGCCGCCCTCGGCAAAGGCCTCGACCCGGTGCAGATCGCCGAGGCCCTGCACCTGCTGCAAGACAGCGCCGCCCGGCAGCACGACTGGCGCGACGAACCGAGCGAGCAACTGATCGCCCATATCCTCACCCGCTACCACGCCCGCCACCGCGAACAGCTGCCGGAACTGATCCGCCTGGCCTGCCGCGTGGAGCAGGTGCATAGCGCCCGCAACACCTGCCCCAACGGCCTGGCCGACCACCTGCGGGACATGCAGCAGGAACTCGAAGGCCACATGCTCAAGGAAGAACAGGTGCTGTTCCCGATGCTGCAACAGGGCCTGGGCCGCCGGGCGGCGCCGCCGATCCATGTGCTGCGCCTGGAGCACGATCAGCATGGCGAGGCCCTGGAGAAGCTGCTGGTGCTGACCGACCACATCACCCCACCCGCCGACGCCTGCAACACCTGGCGCGCGCTGTACCGCGGGCTGAGTGAATTTCGCGACGACCTGATGCAGCACATCCACCTGGAAAACAACGTGCTGTTCGTCAACGCCCTGAATGCTTGA
- the norR gene encoding nitric oxide reductase transcriptional regulator NorR — MLRESLAADLIVELPNAVRLQRLVQTLREYFKAGAVGLLRLDDDSLRPLATVGLVHEALGRRFVIAQHPRLAAIMASREPTWFEPDSRLPDPYDGLLDHPDNGPLAVHDCMGVSLYVEGRVWGAITLDALRPGTFDRQARDELKRCSLQIEAALRVTRLEQENRSLRLSRSEPQDARGPVEEGEILGQSEVLHQLLNELDVLADSELPVLLLGETGVGKELFARRLHRLSRRAHKPLVQVNCAALPESLAESELFGHVKGAFSGATSDRAGRFDAANGGTLFLDEVGELPLSVQAKLLRTLQNGEIQRLGADKPLHVDVRIIAATNRHLPDSISEGLFRADLYHRLSVYPVPIPPLRERGPDVLMLAGHFLELNRSRLGLRGLRLSPAAERALLAYPWPGNVRELEHVISRAGLKQLSRGGSRSLILTLEPDVLDLDSSVKGAEPLEQSPQAADDGPFQPLSEAVDDCQRQKIHQALSRCRNNWVRAARLLEVDPSNLHKLARRLRLK, encoded by the coding sequence ATGTTGCGTGAAAGTCTGGCGGCCGACCTGATTGTCGAGTTGCCCAATGCCGTGCGTTTGCAGCGTCTGGTGCAGACCCTGCGGGAATACTTCAAGGCCGGGGCCGTGGGCCTGCTGCGCCTGGACGACGACAGCCTGCGGCCGCTGGCCACCGTCGGCCTGGTGCATGAAGCCCTCGGGCGACGTTTCGTGATCGCCCAGCACCCGCGCCTGGCGGCGATCATGGCGTCCCGCGAGCCCACCTGGTTCGAGCCCGACAGCCGCCTGCCGGACCCCTATGACGGGCTGCTCGACCACCCGGACAACGGGCCGCTGGCGGTGCACGACTGCATGGGTGTGAGCCTGTATGTGGAAGGGCGGGTCTGGGGCGCCATTACCCTCGACGCGCTGCGCCCCGGGACTTTCGACCGCCAGGCCCGGGACGAGCTCAAGCGCTGCAGCCTGCAGATCGAGGCGGCGCTGCGGGTCACCCGCCTGGAGCAGGAAAACCGCAGCCTGCGCCTGTCCCGCAGCGAGCCGCAGGATGCGCGCGGGCCGGTGGAGGAGGGCGAGATCCTCGGCCAGAGCGAAGTCCTGCACCAGTTGCTCAACGAACTGGATGTGCTCGCCGACTCCGAATTGCCGGTGTTGCTGCTGGGGGAGACCGGGGTTGGCAAGGAGCTGTTCGCCCGCCGCCTGCATCGCCTGTCCCGGCGTGCCCACAAGCCGCTGGTGCAGGTCAACTGCGCGGCGCTGCCGGAGTCCCTGGCCGAGAGCGAGCTGTTCGGTCACGTCAAGGGCGCCTTTTCCGGCGCCACCAGCGACCGCGCCGGACGCTTCGACGCGGCCAACGGCGGCACGCTGTTTCTCGACGAGGTCGGCGAGCTGCCGTTGAGCGTGCAGGCCAAGTTGCTGCGCACCCTGCAGAACGGCGAGATCCAGCGCCTGGGGGCGGACAAGCCGCTGCATGTGGATGTGCGCATCATCGCCGCGACCAACCGCCACCTGCCGGACAGCATCAGCGAGGGGCTGTTCCGCGCCGACCTGTACCACCGGCTTTCGGTGTACCCGGTGCCGATCCCGCCGCTGCGCGAACGCGGCCCGGATGTGTTGATGCTGGCCGGGCATTTCCTCGAACTCAACCGCAGCCGTCTCGGCCTGCGTGGCCTGCGCCTGTCGCCGGCGGCCGAACGGGCGCTGCTGGCTTACCCCTGGCCGGGCAATGTGCGGGAGCTGGAACACGTGATCAGCCGCGCCGGCCTCAAGCAGCTCAGCCGTGGCGGCAGCCGCAGCCTGATCCTGACCCTGGAGCCGGACGTGCTCGATCTCGACAGCTCGGTGAAGGGCGCGGAGCCGCTCGAACAGTCGCCGCAGGCGGCCGACGACGGGCCGTTCCAGCCCCTGAGCGAAGCCGTCGACGATTGCCAGCGGCAGAAGATCCACCAGGCCCTGAGCCGCTGCCGCAACAACTGGGTCCGCGCCGCCCGGCTGCTGGAGGTCGACCCGAGCAACCTGCACAAACTGGCCCGGCGCCTGCGGCTCAAATAG
- a CDS encoding NnrS family protein — MQVLDRRAAMAIVPLLRLAFRPFFLAGCVLALLVVPLWLTALQGALGDWQPAGGWLGWHRHELLFGFGLAIIAGFLLTAAQTWTGQPGLSGKPLAALALLWLAARLAWLGSVPWPLLAVLELGFPLALAGLMGRMLWKVRQQRNYPIVLVLLLLAAADGLSVAGLLQGHEGWQRQGVLSGLWLVAAMMSLIGGRVIPFFTQRGLGRVAAVAPWPWLDYLVLVGAALVALLYAAGPALVANTWVGALFLLLAAAHLLRLWRWQDRGLWRVPLLWSLHLAYGWLALACLGMALWHFGAPLNPSLALHGLTIGAMAGLILAMIARVSLGHTGRPLEPPAGMTLAFILLNLACLSRVLLVLWLPVAALWLAGLCWALAFALYVWRYGPMLLRARVDGHPG, encoded by the coding sequence ATGCAAGTACTTGACCGTCGTGCAGCGATGGCGATCGTGCCGCTGTTACGCCTGGCCTTCCGGCCGTTTTTTCTCGCCGGATGTGTCCTGGCGCTGTTGGTGGTGCCGCTGTGGCTGACGGCGCTACAGGGTGCCCTGGGCGACTGGCAACCGGCGGGGGGCTGGCTGGGCTGGCACCGCCACGAACTGCTGTTCGGCTTTGGCCTGGCGATCATCGCCGGCTTCCTGCTGACCGCGGCGCAGACCTGGACCGGCCAGCCGGGCCTGAGCGGCAAGCCGCTGGCGGCCCTGGCCTTGCTCTGGCTGGCCGCGCGCCTGGCCTGGCTGGGCAGCGTGCCCTGGCCGCTGCTGGCCGTGCTGGAGCTGGGGTTTCCCCTGGCGCTGGCCGGGTTGATGGGGCGCATGTTGTGGAAGGTGAGGCAGCAGCGTAATTACCCGATTGTCCTGGTGCTGCTGTTGCTGGCCGCGGCCGACGGCCTGTCGGTGGCTGGCCTGCTGCAAGGCCATGAAGGCTGGCAGCGCCAGGGCGTGTTGAGCGGCCTGTGGCTGGTGGCGGCGATGATGAGCCTGATCGGCGGGCGGGTGATTCCGTTTTTCACCCAGCGCGGCCTCGGTCGGGTCGCGGCCGTGGCGCCTTGGCCGTGGCTCGATTATCTGGTGTTGGTGGGGGCGGCGCTGGTGGCGCTGCTGTATGCCGCCGGGCCGGCGCTGGTGGCCAATACCTGGGTCGGCGCGCTGTTCCTGCTGCTGGCGGCCGCGCATCTGCTGCGGTTGTGGCGCTGGCAGGATCGCGGGCTGTGGCGGGTGCCGCTGCTGTGGTCGCTGCACCTGGCCTACGGCTGGCTGGCGCTGGCGTGCCTGGGCATGGCGCTGTGGCATTTCGGCGCGCCGCTGAACCCCAGCCTGGCCCTGCATGGCCTGACCATCGGCGCCATGGCCGGGCTGATCCTGGCGATGATCGCCCGGGTCAGCCTGGGCCACACCGGGCGGCCGCTGGAGCCGCCGGCCGGCATGACCCTGGCGTTCATCCTGCTCAATCTGGCCTGCCTCAGCCGGGTGCTGCTGGTGCTCTGGCTGCCGGTGGCGGCGTTGTGGCTGGCGGGCCTGTGCTGGGCCCTGGCCTTTGCCCTGTACGTCTGGCGCTACGGGCCGATGCTGCTGCGGGCACGGGTCGACGGGCATCCGGGCTGA
- the ubiU gene encoding ubiquinone anaerobic biosynthesis protein UbiU, with protein sequence MQLVCPAGNLPALKAAVRQGADAVYVGFRDDTNARHFAGLNMDDKQFDAAVAHIRQHQRKLYVAVNTYPQPQGWARWQRAVDRAADHGVDALIAADPGVLAYASQRHPQLNLHLSVQGSATNASALAFYAQHYNIRRAVLPRVLSLAQVRQVAASSRVPIEVFAFGSLCIMAEGRCHLSSYITGESPNLCGVCSPAKAVRWSEDAEGLSARLSEVLIDRYTDNEAAGYPTLCKGRFLVEGRRFHALEEPTSLDTLDLLPELAAIGVEAVKIEGRQRSPAYVEQVTRVWRAALDAHRAAPASFAVKDQWRLVLAALSEGSQTTLGAYHRSWQ encoded by the coding sequence ATGCAACTGGTCTGCCCCGCAGGCAACCTGCCTGCGCTCAAAGCGGCGGTGCGCCAAGGCGCCGATGCCGTCTACGTCGGCTTTCGCGACGACACCAACGCCCGGCATTTCGCCGGCCTGAACATGGACGACAAGCAGTTCGACGCGGCGGTCGCGCATATTCGCCAGCACCAACGCAAACTCTATGTGGCGGTCAACACCTACCCTCAGCCCCAGGGCTGGGCGCGCTGGCAACGGGCGGTGGACCGCGCCGCCGATCATGGGGTCGACGCGCTGATCGCCGCCGACCCCGGGGTCCTGGCCTATGCCAGCCAGCGTCATCCGCAATTGAACCTGCACCTGTCGGTGCAGGGCTCGGCGACCAATGCCAGCGCCCTGGCGTTCTACGCCCAGCACTACAACATCCGCCGCGCCGTGCTGCCGCGGGTGCTGTCCCTGGCCCAGGTGCGCCAGGTGGCGGCCAGCAGCAGGGTGCCGATCGAGGTGTTCGCCTTTGGCAGCCTGTGCATCATGGCCGAGGGGCGTTGCCACCTGTCTTCCTACATCACCGGCGAGTCGCCGAACCTGTGCGGCGTCTGCTCGCCGGCCAAGGCGGTGCGCTGGAGCGAGGACGCCGAAGGCTTGAGCGCGCGCCTCAGCGAAGTGCTGATCGACCGCTACACCGATAATGAAGCGGCCGGCTACCCGACCCTGTGCAAGGGGCGCTTCCTGGTCGAAGGCAGGCGCTTCCATGCCCTGGAGGAACCCACCAGTCTCGACACCCTGGACCTGCTGCCGGAGCTGGCGGCCATTGGCGTCGAGGCGGTGAAGATCGAGGGTCGCCAGCGCAGCCCGGCCTATGTCGAGCAGGTCACCCGGGTCTGGCGCGCGGCGCTGGATGCCCATCGCGCCGCGCCCGCCAGCTTCGCGGTCAAGGACCAGTGGCGTCTGGTGCTGGCCGCTCTGTCCGAGGGCAGCCAGACCACCCTGGGTGCCTACCATCGATCATGGCAATGA
- a CDS encoding Crp/Fnr family transcriptional regulator — protein MVLHRVHHQILRSHHLFEPLNEEQLDELMAASQLLSIDKGDPLFRQGEPAEAFYFVIAGAVKVYRLTPDGQEKVFEVIGPRQTFAEAMMLMDTPDYVASAEAIGPTQLYRLSNDTYLRLLQSNSRLTFALLGKLCMRLHQRVNEIETLSLKNATHRVVRYLLTQLMQLQPVERRFELPMAKQLIAGHLAIQPETFSRIIRRLIDEKIISQDGRQIVILDRPRLEQFE, from the coding sequence ATGGTGCTTCATCGCGTGCATCACCAGATCCTGCGCAGCCATCACCTGTTCGAGCCCCTGAACGAGGAACAGCTGGACGAGCTGATGGCGGCCAGCCAGTTGCTCAGCATCGACAAGGGCGACCCGCTGTTCCGCCAGGGCGAGCCGGCCGAGGCCTTCTATTTCGTGATCGCCGGCGCGGTGAAGGTCTACCGCCTGACACCGGACGGGCAGGAGAAAGTGTTCGAAGTCATAGGCCCACGGCAGACCTTCGCCGAGGCCATGATGCTGATGGACACGCCGGACTATGTGGCCTCGGCCGAAGCCATAGGCCCGACCCAGCTCTATCGGCTGTCCAACGACACCTACCTGCGCCTGCTGCAAAGCAACAGCCGCCTGACCTTCGCCCTGCTCGGCAAGCTCTGCATGCGCTTGCACCAGCGGGTCAACGAGATCGAAACCCTGTCGCTGAAGAACGCCACCCACAGGGTGGTGCGGTATCTGCTGACGCAGTTGATGCAGTTGCAACCGGTGGAGCGCCGGTTCGAACTGCCGATGGCCAAGCAGCTGATCGCCGGCCACCTGGCGATCCAGCCGGAGACTTTCTCGCGGATCATCCGCCGCCTGATCGATGAAAAGATCATCAGCCAGGACGGCCGCCAGATCGTCATTCTCGACCGTCCGCGCCTGGAGCAATTCGAATGA
- the moaB gene encoding molybdenum cofactor biosynthesis protein B: MAHLAQRTFHPLNIAVLTISDTRTLDTDTSGQTLSDLLQSAGHVLIDRGLVPDDIYQIRARVSQWIADPEVQVVLMTGGTGFTARDNTPQAVLPLLDKHVEGFGELFRQVSVEEIGMSSLQSRALAGVSNGVLVVCVPGSPGACRTAWNMILRPQLDSRTGPCNFAPHLKPQPHQEPQQQIEACGVRP, encoded by the coding sequence ATGGCCCATCTGGCGCAACGCACGTTTCACCCCCTGAACATCGCCGTGCTGACCATCAGCGACACGCGCACCCTGGACACCGACACCTCGGGCCAGACCCTCAGCGACCTGTTGCAGAGCGCCGGCCATGTGCTGATCGATCGCGGCCTGGTGCCGGACGACATCTACCAGATCCGCGCCCGCGTCTCGCAGTGGATCGCCGACCCCGAGGTGCAGGTGGTGCTGATGACCGGCGGCACCGGTTTCACCGCGCGGGACAACACGCCCCAGGCGGTGCTGCCGCTGCTGGACAAGCATGTGGAAGGTTTCGGCGAGCTGTTCCGTCAGGTGTCGGTGGAAGAAATCGGCATGTCCAGCCTGCAGTCGCGGGCCCTGGCCGGGGTCAGCAACGGCGTGCTGGTGGTGTGCGTGCCAGGCTCGCCGGGGGCCTGTCGCACCGCCTGGAACATGATCCTGCGCCCGCAGCTGGACAGCCGCACCGGCCCATGCAATTTCGCTCCCCATCTCAAGCCGCAGCCCCATCAGGAGCCGCAACAGCAGATCGAGGCCTGTGGGGTGCGGCCGTGA
- a CDS encoding molybdopterin molybdotransferase MoeA, whose translation MTGCGCDSGQLIPVDQAIAHLLDQVPPPPTTQSIALEQALGRVLAADIHSPLNLPGWDNSAMDGYALRAADLPSTGGRLTLGGRIAAGQAADTPLAAGQAVRIFTGAPLPPGADTVVPQESCRVEDGQLCLPPVTVGDHVRQQGEEVGRGDLLLKAGKRLRAQELGLLAAAGIARVEVYRPLRVCLLSSGDELREPGQPLAPGQIYNSNRYCLSALLRGWGVEVHDYGVMADELAASRHALSLASSECDLLLTSGGVSVGEEDHLKQAIEELGNVDFWRLAIQPGKPLAFGEVAGKPWIGMPGNPSAALVTALVVVRPFLLRAQGVTDVLPRPMALPAGFEWLQRNRRRQYLRARLVPGEDAQARVQLHPQQSSAMLSAACWADGLALVECERQVRLGDPVPFLSFAELMQ comes from the coding sequence GTGACCGGCTGTGGCTGCGACAGCGGCCAACTGATCCCGGTGGACCAGGCCATCGCCCATCTGCTGGACCAGGTGCCGCCACCGCCCACGACCCAGAGCATCGCCCTGGAGCAAGCCCTGGGCCGGGTGCTGGCGGCGGACATCCATTCGCCGCTGAACCTGCCGGGCTGGGACAACAGCGCCATGGACGGCTACGCCTTGCGTGCCGCCGACCTGCCATCTACCGGTGGCCGCCTGACCCTGGGCGGGCGGATCGCCGCCGGGCAGGCGGCGGACACACCCCTGGCGGCGGGGCAGGCGGTGCGCATCTTCACCGGCGCGCCCTTGCCGCCGGGGGCCGATACGGTGGTGCCCCAGGAGAGTTGCCGGGTCGAGGACGGGCAGCTCTGCTTGCCGCCAGTGACTGTGGGCGATCACGTGCGCCAGCAGGGCGAGGAGGTGGGTCGCGGCGATCTGTTGCTCAAGGCCGGCAAGCGCCTGCGCGCCCAGGAACTGGGGTTGCTGGCCGCTGCCGGGATCGCCCGGGTCGAGGTCTATCGGCCGCTGCGCGTGTGCCTGCTGAGCAGCGGCGACGAGTTGCGCGAGCCCGGCCAGCCCCTGGCGCCGGGGCAGATCTATAACAGCAATCGTTACTGCCTGTCGGCGCTGCTGCGCGGCTGGGGCGTGGAGGTGCACGACTACGGGGTGATGGCCGATGAGCTGGCGGCCAGCCGGCATGCCTTGAGTTTGGCCTCGTCGGAGTGCGACCTGCTGCTGACTTCGGGCGGGGTTTCGGTCGGCGAGGAAGACCATCTCAAACAGGCCATCGAGGAGCTGGGCAACGTGGATTTCTGGCGCCTGGCGATCCAGCCGGGCAAGCCCCTGGCCTTTGGCGAAGTGGCCGGCAAGCCGTGGATCGGCATGCCGGGCAACCCCTCGGCGGCGCTGGTGACCGCGCTGGTAGTAGTGCGCCCATTCCTGCTGCGGGCCCAGGGCGTGACGGATGTGTTGCCGCGGCCCATGGCGTTGCCCGCGGGTTTCGAGTGGTTGCAGCGCAACCGGCGCCGCCAGTATCTGCGGGCCCGTCTGGTGCCCGGCGAGGATGCCCAGGCCAGGGTGCAACTGCATCCCCAGCAAAGCTCGGCGATGCTCAGCGCCGCCTGTTGGGCCGATGGTCTGGCGCTGGTGGAGTGCGAGCGTCAGGTGCGCCTGGGCGACCCTGTGCCCTTCCTGTCGTTCGCCGAGCTGATGCAGTGA
- a CDS encoding CopD family copper resistance protein — protein sequence MLYPWLVVTHLLAAIAFIGTLFFEVCIWHSARRQLASDAQVAADQAIAVRSRKVLHGVVLLLYGAGIGLAWQHRGVLSQPLGSSFASLLSLKIMLALSIIGHYLLLAYWLKTARLSAGRACWIRRSVLGHMLLIVVLAKAMFYWHG from the coding sequence ATGCTTTATCCCTGGTTAGTGGTCACGCATTTGCTGGCGGCCATCGCTTTTATCGGCACGCTGTTCTTCGAGGTGTGCATCTGGCACAGCGCGCGCCGGCAACTGGCGAGCGACGCCCAGGTGGCGGCGGACCAGGCCATCGCGGTGCGTTCGCGCAAGGTCCTGCATGGCGTGGTGCTGCTGTTGTACGGCGCCGGTATCGGCCTGGCCTGGCAGCATCGCGGCGTCTTGAGCCAGCCCCTGGGCAGCAGTTTCGCCAGCCTGTTGAGCCTGAAGATCATGCTGGCCCTGAGCATCATCGGCCATTACCTGTTGCTGGCGTACTGGCTCAAGACCGCGCGGTTGAGCGCCGGCCGCGCCTGCTGGATCCGCCGCAGCGTGCTGGGGCACATGCTGCTGATCGTGGTCCTGGCCAAGGCGATGTTCTATTGGCACGGCTGA
- a CDS encoding nitric oxide reductase activation protein NorD has translation MAFTLELEEWVGSVWHRFITRRASVDFPEARVELAPRQRSLALLLRAMGGDGRGVEAASERDLLLRRSLLQQIAGTCRQLPLAWCDADNLRLPASLAVFPEAALNEELYRWLALLAAQSGPMRHWGRDNQRWTRRLLQRYPALRDRYQRLVEAHLQLRPDPASLSRPEAALERALCQALREPGSVAEFPRSERAAWPVPLWLYPPLHLASPLAADLEDSPEDLATTAGEQPGGRKRASRVEDQSRDGGLLIVRLENLFSWTEHVDLDRWADDSEDPDAARVAADLDELTLSRTRLRKGGGLKLHLDLPPAEVDDIPLGEGIHLPEWDYRKGRLQEDLVNLQMLVPRDCQAQPLPSRLKPSAQLLRRQFQQLRNDRQWLRQQPQGAELDMQAWLDFHVERAHGACAERGLFMEQRQTRRDLACLLLADVSMSTDAHLNDEHRVIEVIRDSLLLFGETLAGLGDDFALYGFSSLRRQQVRMQELKAFHQRYDDHTRGRIQGLKPGFYTRMGAAIRQATRLLAGCKRQRKLLLLLTDGKPNDLDLYEGRYGVEDTREAVLEARRQGLTPFCITIDREAAAYLPYMFGANGYTLIRQPEQLPLRLPQLYRQLTQP, from the coding sequence ATGGCCTTCACCCTGGAACTGGAAGAGTGGGTCGGCAGTGTCTGGCATCGCTTTATCACCCGCCGCGCCAGCGTGGACTTTCCCGAGGCGCGGGTCGAACTGGCGCCGCGCCAACGCTCCCTGGCCCTGCTGTTGCGGGCCATGGGCGGGGACGGTCGCGGCGTCGAGGCGGCCAGCGAGCGTGACCTGCTGTTGCGCCGCAGCCTGTTGCAGCAGATCGCCGGCACCTGCCGGCAACTGCCCCTGGCCTGGTGCGACGCCGACAATTTGCGCCTGCCGGCCAGTCTCGCGGTGTTCCCCGAGGCGGCGTTGAACGAGGAACTGTATCGCTGGCTGGCCCTGCTGGCGGCGCAGTCCGGGCCGATGCGCCATTGGGGCCGGGACAATCAGCGCTGGACCCGGCGCCTGTTGCAGCGTTACCCGGCGTTGCGGGATCGCTACCAGAGGCTGGTGGAGGCGCACCTGCAACTGCGCCCCGATCCGGCTTCGCTGAGCCGCCCCGAGGCCGCGCTGGAGCGGGCCTTGTGCCAGGCCCTGCGCGAGCCCGGCAGCGTCGCCGAGTTTCCCCGCAGCGAACGCGCGGCCTGGCCGGTGCCGTTGTGGCTGTACCCGCCGCTGCACCTGGCCAGCCCGTTGGCCGCCGATCTTGAGGATTCGCCGGAAGACCTGGCCACCACTGCCGGCGAGCAGCCGGGCGGGCGCAAGCGCGCCAGCCGGGTCGAGGACCAGAGTCGCGACGGCGGCCTGCTGATCGTGCGCCTGGAGAACCTGTTCAGCTGGACCGAGCATGTGGACCTGGACCGCTGGGCCGACGACAGCGAAGACCCGGACGCGGCCCGGGTCGCCGCCGACCTGGACGAGCTGACCCTGTCGCGCACCCGCCTGCGCAAGGGTGGCGGCCTCAAGCTGCACCTGGATTTGCCGCCGGCGGAGGTCGACGACATCCCCCTGGGCGAGGGCATTCACCTGCCGGAATGGGACTACCGCAAAGGGCGGCTGCAGGAGGACTTGGTCAACCTGCAAATGCTGGTGCCACGCGACTGCCAGGCACAGCCGCTGCCGTCGCGCCTGAAGCCCTCGGCGCAGCTGCTGCGGCGGCAGTTCCAGCAGCTGCGCAACGACCGCCAGTGGTTGCGCCAGCAGCCCCAGGGCGCGGAACTGGATATGCAGGCCTGGCTGGATTTTCACGTCGAACGCGCCCATGGCGCCTGTGCCGAGCGCGGCCTGTTCATGGAGCAGCGCCAGACCCGGCGCGACCTGGCGTGCCTGCTGCTGGCCGATGTCTCGATGTCCACCGACGCCCACCTCAACGATGAGCACCGGGTGATTGAGGTGATCCGCGACAGCCTGCTGCTGTTCGGCGAAACCCTGGCTGGGCTGGGCGATGACTTTGCCCTGTACGGGTTTTCCTCGCTGCGCCGCCAGCAGGTGCGCATGCAGGAACTCAAGGCTTTCCACCAGCGTTACGACGACCACACCCGTGGACGGATCCAGGGGCTCAAGCCGGGTTTCTATACGCGCATGGGCGCGGCGATTCGCCAGGCCACCCGACTGCTCGCTGGCTGCAAGCGCCAGCGCAAGCTGTTGCTGTTATTGACCGACGGCAAGCCCAACGACCTGGACCTGTACGAAGGCCGTTATGGCGTCGAGGACACCCGTGAGGCGGTACTGGAAGCACGGCGCCAGGGGCTGACGCCGTTCTGCATCACCATCGACCGCGAGGCCGCGGCTTACCTGCCGTACATGTTCGGCGCCAATGGCTACACCCTGATCCGCCAGCCCGAGCAACTGCCCCTGCGTTTGCCGCAGTTGTATCGGCAGCTGACCCAGCCTTGA